The Monomorium pharaonis isolate MP-MQ-018 chromosome 5, ASM1337386v2, whole genome shotgun sequence genome includes a window with the following:
- the LOC105838111 gene encoding 2-oxoglutarate dehydrogenase, mitochondrial isoform X1, giving the protein MYKARTIVSTLAPLAPRICGPERYASWVVRSHPLTRTSQVILTEPPRKWHSSQVAAEPFLNGSSSSYVEEMYNAWLQDPNSVHVSWDSYFRNSTAGASPGLAYQAPPSLAPNFNQIPLGALLPLGGGTQLGQSPVNEKIIDDHLAVQAIIRSYQIRGHHIAKLDPLGINSADLDDRHPQELLYTHYSFGKRPRTTFSQDLQYRVALLMKKESDMDRVFKLPSTTFIGGKEKSLPLREILKRLEAAYCGHIGVEFMFINSLEQCNWIRQKMETPGIMEITNDEKRLILARLTRATGFEAFLARKWSSEKRFGLEGCEILIPAMKQVIDKSTELGVESIVMGMPHRGRLNVLANVCRKPLSQIFTQFAALEAADDGSGDVKYHLGTYIERLNRVTNKNIRLAVVANPSHLEAVDPVVQGKTRAEQFYRGDGEGKKVMSILLHGDAAFCGQGIVFETMHLSDLPDYTTHGTIHIVVNNQIGFTTDPRHSRSSPYCTDVARVVNAPIFHVNSDDPEAVMHVCKVAAEWRATFHKDVVIDLVSYRRNGHNEIDEPMFTQPLMYRKIKNTLSALDKYANSLTESNVVTPEEVKDVKAKYEKICEEAYNNARQETHIKYKDWLDSPWSGFFEGKDPLKVSPTGIKEDTLVHIGKKFSSPPPNAAEFIIHKGIERILKSRMEMVEARTVDWALGEAMAFGSLLKEGIHVRLSGQDVERGTFSHRHHVLHHQTVDKATYRPLCYLYPDQAPYTVCNSSLSEFGVLGFELGYSMTNPNALVCWEAQFGDFNNTAQCIIDQFISSGQAKWVRQSGLVMLQPHGLEGMGPEHSSARLERFLQMSADDPDYFPPESEEFAVRQLHDSNWIVANCSTPANYFHILRRQIALPFRKPLILMTPKSLLRHPEAKSNFDLMLEDTQFLRVIPEEGPAAQNPNSVKKLLFCSGKVYYDIKKARAERNMDDKIAIARVEQISPFPYDLVKNEAAKYPNAELVWAQEEHKNQGAWTYVQPRFHTALNGTRNVVTSDTSGQGWFTGLFSSPKPTKTTTVSEPQSTESTEPKQRTVRYAGRPTASSPATGSKMQHLKELKELLDDSLSF; this is encoded by the exons ATGTATAAGGCAAGGACAATAGTCAGTACGCTGGCCCCCTTGGCGCCGCGCATATGCGGGCCCGAAAGATACGCATCCTGGGTGGTGCGCAGTCATCCGTTGACTAGGACCAGCCAGGTAATCCTTACGGAGCCCCCGCGCAAGTGGCACAGCAGCCAGGTGGCAGCCGAACCCTTTTTGAATGGCAGCTCCAGCTCTTACGTGGAGGAGATGTACAACGCGTGGCTGCAAGATCCGAACAGCGTGCATGTG TCATGGGATTCATACTTTCGAAACAGCACCGCTGGAGCTTCCCCAGGACTCGCATATCAGGCACCACCATCCCTCGCTCCAAATTTCAACCAGATACCACTCGGAGCGTTGTTGCCCCTAGGTGGCGGAACGCAACTTGGTCAGTCACctgttaatgaaaaaattattgacgATCATCTAGCGGTGCAAGCTATTATTCGTTCTTATCAG ATTCGTGGCCATCATATCGCTAAATTGGATCCACTCGGCATCAACAGCGCTGATCTTGATGATAGACATCCGCAAGAATTACTCTATACCCATTATTCATTCG GAAAGAGACCACGCACTACTTTCTCGCAGGATCTTCAATACCGGGTAGCTCTCCTAATGAAAA AGGAGTCGGACATGGATCGTGTTTTCAAATTGCCATCCACCACATTTATTGGCGGCAAGGAGAAATCGTTGCCGTTGCGTGAGATTCTGAAACGGCTCGAGGCCGCTTACTGCGGTCACATCGGTGTCGAGTTTATGTTCATTAACTCCTTGGAACAATGCAATTGGATCAGGCAAAAAATGGAGACACCTGGAATTATGGAAATAACGAATGACGAAAAGAGGCTTATTTTAGCTAGATTAACACGTGCAACTGG ATTTGAGGCATTTTTGGCGCGCAAATGGTCTTCAGAAAAGAGATTCGGCTTGGAAGGTTGCGAAATTTTGATTCCAGCTATGAAACAAGTGATCGATAAGTCCACGGAATTGGGAGTTGAGTCGATTGTTATGGGTATGCCTCATCGTGGTCGTCTCAATGTTCTTGCTAATGTCTGTCGCAAGCCGCTGagtcaaatttttacacaatttgcTGCTCTCGAAGCCGCTGATGAT GGTTCCGGCGATGTGAAATATCACTTGGGCACATATATAGAACGTCTTAATCGAGtgacaaacaaaaatattcgtCTCGCCGTGGTTGCAAATCCATCGCATTTGGAGGCGGTAGATCCGGTGGTTCAAGGCAAAACACGCGCCGAACAATTCTACCGTGGCGATGGCGAAGGCAAAAAA GTCATGTCTATTCTTCTTCACGGAGATGCTGCGTTCTGCGGTCAAGGCATTGTCTTTGAGACAATGCATTTGTCTGATCTGCCTGATTACACCACTCACGGTACTATTCACATCGTTGTGAATAATCAGATCGGTTTTACTACCGACCCGAGACATTCACGATCGTCGCCGTACTGCACTG atgtGGCCCGAGTGGTAAACGCACCTATTTTCCACGTGAATTCCGACGATCCCGAAGCAGTAATGCATGTGTGCAAGGTAGCAGCGGAATGGAGAGCCACCTTCCACAAGGATGTTGTGATCGATTTAGTTTCCTACAGGCGCAATGGGCACAATGAGATTGACGAGCCAATGTTCACGCAGCCTCTGATGTATCGTAAAATCAAGAACACTTTGTCAGCTCTTGACAAATATGCCAACTCATTGACGGAAAGTAATGTCGTCACGCCTGAAGAAGTTAAG GATGTCAAAGCCAAATATGAGAAAATCTGTGAGGAGGCATATAACAATGCCAGGCAAGAAACACATATTAAGTACAAAGATTGGTTGGATTCGCCATGGTCTGGTTTCTTTGAGGGAAAAGACCCGTTGAAGGTTTCGCCCACTGGTATCAAAGAAGACACCCTTGTACATATTGGAAAGAAATTCTCATCGCCACCACCAAATGCCGCCGAGTTTATCATTCATAAAG gTATCGAACGTATTTTGAAATCTCGCATGGAGATGGTTGAGGCTAGAACTGTTGACTGGGCTCTCGGCGAAGCAATGGCTTTTGGATCTCTTCTTAAGGAAGGTATTCACGTTCGTTTGTCAGGCCAGGACGTGGAGAGAGGTACATTCTCTCACAGACATCACGTACTACATCATCAAACTGTTGACAAGGCAACTTATAGACCACTCTGCTACTTGTACCCTGATCAGGCACCTTATACAGTGTGCAACAGTTCCTTGTCGGAATTTGGCGTTCTTG gATTTGAGCTGGGTTACTCCATGACGAATCCTAATGCGTTGGTATGCTGGGAAGCTCAATTTGGAGACTTCAATAATACGGCTCAATGTATAATTGATCAGTTTATCAGCAGCGGTCAAGCCAAGTGGGTTAGACAATCTGGTCTTGTCATGTTACAACCGCACGGTCTTGAAGGAATG ggTCCCGAGCACTCTAGTGCTCGTCTGGAGCGTTTCCTTCAGATGTCTGCCGATGATCCGGATTATTTCCCACCAGAGAGCGAAGAATTTGCTGTTCGTCAGCTGCATGATAGCAACTGGATCGTCGCCAACTGCAGCACGCCGGCCAATTACTTTCACATTCTACGAAGGCAAATCGCGCTACCGTTTAGAAAACCATTGATCCTGATGACACCGAAATCGTTACTCCGTCATCCAGAGGCTAAATCTAACTTCGATCTGATGCTAGAAGACACGCAGTTCCTTAGAGTGATACCCGAAGAAGGCCCGGCGGCTCAGAATCCCAATAGCGTTAAGAAATTGCTGTTTTGCTCTGGGAAGGTCTATTATGACATAAAGAAAGCACGCGCGGAACGGAATATGGACGACAAAATCGCGATTGCGAGAGTGGAACAG ATTTCGCCCTTCCCATATGACCTCGTCAAGAATGAAGCTGCTAAGTATCCCAATGCGGAGTTAGTATGGGCTCAGGAGGAGCACAAGAACCAAGGCGCATGGACCTATGTGCAGCCCAGGTTCCATACGGCGTTAAATGGCACCCGAAACGTAGT CACGTCAGATACGAGTGGTCAAGGGTGGTTTACCGGTTTGTTCTCATCACCCAAACCGACTAAAACCACAACTGTATCAGAGCCACAATCAACGGAATCTACTGAACCAAAGCAAAGAACAGTGAG gTACGCTGGACGTCCCACTGCATCATCACCCGCTACTGGCAGCAAAATGCAACATCTCAAGGAACTCAAAGAGCTGCTCGATGATTCTCTCAGCTTTTAA
- the LOC105838111 gene encoding 2-oxoglutarate dehydrogenase, mitochondrial isoform X2 encodes MYKARTIVSTLAPLAPRICGPERYASWVVRSHPLTRTSQVILTEPPRKWHSSQVAAEPFLNGSSSSYVEEMYNAWLQDPNSVHVSWDSYFRNSTAGASPGLAYQAPPSLAPNFNQIPLGALLPLGGGTQLGQSPVNEKIIDDHLAVQAIIRSYQIRGHHIAKLDPLGINSADLDDRHPQELLYTHYSFGKRPRTTFSQDLQYRVALLMKKESDMDRVFKLPSTTFIGGKEKSLPLREILKRLEAAYCGHIGVEFMFINSLEQCNWIRQKMETPGIMEITNDEKRLILARLTRATGFEAFLARKWSSEKRFGLEGCEILIPAMKQVIDKSTELGVESIVMGMPHRGRLNVLANVCRKPLSQIFTQFAALEAADDGSGDVKYHLGTYIERLNRVTNKNIRLAVVANPSHLEAVDPVVQGKTRAEQFYRGDGEGKKVMSILLHGDAAFCGQGIVFETMHLSDLPDYTTHGTIHIVVNNQIGFTTDPRHSRSSPYCTDVARVVNAPIFHVNSDDPEAVMHVCKVAAEWRATFHKDVVIDLVSYRRNGHNEIDEPMFTQPLMYRKIKNTLSALDKYANSLTESNVVTPEEVKDVKAKYEKICEEAYNNARQETHIKYKDWLDSPWSGFFEGKDPLKVSPTGIKEDTLVHIGKKFSSPPPNAAEFIIHKGIERILKSRMEMVEARTVDWALGEAMAFGSLLKEGIHVRLSGQDVERGTFSHRHHVLHHQTVDKATYRPLCYLYPDQAPYTVCNSSLSEFGVLGFELGYSMTNPNALVCWEAQFGDFNNTAQCIIDQFISSGQAKWVRQSGLVMLQPHGLEGMGPEHSSARLERFLQMSADDPDYFPPESEEFAVRQLHDSNWIVANCSTPANYFHILRRQIALPFRKPLILMTPKSLLRHPEAKSNFDLMLEDTQFLRVIPEEGPAAQNPNSVKKLLFCSGKVYYDIKKARAERNMDDKIAIARVEQISPFPYDLVKNEAAKYPNAELVWAQEEHKNQGAWTYVQPRFHTALNGTRNVVSTSDTSGQGWFTGLFSSPKPTKTTTVSEPQSTESTEPKQRTVRYAGRPTASSPATGSKMQHLKELKELLDDSLSF; translated from the exons ATGTATAAGGCAAGGACAATAGTCAGTACGCTGGCCCCCTTGGCGCCGCGCATATGCGGGCCCGAAAGATACGCATCCTGGGTGGTGCGCAGTCATCCGTTGACTAGGACCAGCCAGGTAATCCTTACGGAGCCCCCGCGCAAGTGGCACAGCAGCCAGGTGGCAGCCGAACCCTTTTTGAATGGCAGCTCCAGCTCTTACGTGGAGGAGATGTACAACGCGTGGCTGCAAGATCCGAACAGCGTGCATGTG TCATGGGATTCATACTTTCGAAACAGCACCGCTGGAGCTTCCCCAGGACTCGCATATCAGGCACCACCATCCCTCGCTCCAAATTTCAACCAGATACCACTCGGAGCGTTGTTGCCCCTAGGTGGCGGAACGCAACTTGGTCAGTCACctgttaatgaaaaaattattgacgATCATCTAGCGGTGCAAGCTATTATTCGTTCTTATCAG ATTCGTGGCCATCATATCGCTAAATTGGATCCACTCGGCATCAACAGCGCTGATCTTGATGATAGACATCCGCAAGAATTACTCTATACCCATTATTCATTCG GAAAGAGACCACGCACTACTTTCTCGCAGGATCTTCAATACCGGGTAGCTCTCCTAATGAAAA AGGAGTCGGACATGGATCGTGTTTTCAAATTGCCATCCACCACATTTATTGGCGGCAAGGAGAAATCGTTGCCGTTGCGTGAGATTCTGAAACGGCTCGAGGCCGCTTACTGCGGTCACATCGGTGTCGAGTTTATGTTCATTAACTCCTTGGAACAATGCAATTGGATCAGGCAAAAAATGGAGACACCTGGAATTATGGAAATAACGAATGACGAAAAGAGGCTTATTTTAGCTAGATTAACACGTGCAACTGG ATTTGAGGCATTTTTGGCGCGCAAATGGTCTTCAGAAAAGAGATTCGGCTTGGAAGGTTGCGAAATTTTGATTCCAGCTATGAAACAAGTGATCGATAAGTCCACGGAATTGGGAGTTGAGTCGATTGTTATGGGTATGCCTCATCGTGGTCGTCTCAATGTTCTTGCTAATGTCTGTCGCAAGCCGCTGagtcaaatttttacacaatttgcTGCTCTCGAAGCCGCTGATGAT GGTTCCGGCGATGTGAAATATCACTTGGGCACATATATAGAACGTCTTAATCGAGtgacaaacaaaaatattcgtCTCGCCGTGGTTGCAAATCCATCGCATTTGGAGGCGGTAGATCCGGTGGTTCAAGGCAAAACACGCGCCGAACAATTCTACCGTGGCGATGGCGAAGGCAAAAAA GTCATGTCTATTCTTCTTCACGGAGATGCTGCGTTCTGCGGTCAAGGCATTGTCTTTGAGACAATGCATTTGTCTGATCTGCCTGATTACACCACTCACGGTACTATTCACATCGTTGTGAATAATCAGATCGGTTTTACTACCGACCCGAGACATTCACGATCGTCGCCGTACTGCACTG atgtGGCCCGAGTGGTAAACGCACCTATTTTCCACGTGAATTCCGACGATCCCGAAGCAGTAATGCATGTGTGCAAGGTAGCAGCGGAATGGAGAGCCACCTTCCACAAGGATGTTGTGATCGATTTAGTTTCCTACAGGCGCAATGGGCACAATGAGATTGACGAGCCAATGTTCACGCAGCCTCTGATGTATCGTAAAATCAAGAACACTTTGTCAGCTCTTGACAAATATGCCAACTCATTGACGGAAAGTAATGTCGTCACGCCTGAAGAAGTTAAG GATGTCAAAGCCAAATATGAGAAAATCTGTGAGGAGGCATATAACAATGCCAGGCAAGAAACACATATTAAGTACAAAGATTGGTTGGATTCGCCATGGTCTGGTTTCTTTGAGGGAAAAGACCCGTTGAAGGTTTCGCCCACTGGTATCAAAGAAGACACCCTTGTACATATTGGAAAGAAATTCTCATCGCCACCACCAAATGCCGCCGAGTTTATCATTCATAAAG gTATCGAACGTATTTTGAAATCTCGCATGGAGATGGTTGAGGCTAGAACTGTTGACTGGGCTCTCGGCGAAGCAATGGCTTTTGGATCTCTTCTTAAGGAAGGTATTCACGTTCGTTTGTCAGGCCAGGACGTGGAGAGAGGTACATTCTCTCACAGACATCACGTACTACATCATCAAACTGTTGACAAGGCAACTTATAGACCACTCTGCTACTTGTACCCTGATCAGGCACCTTATACAGTGTGCAACAGTTCCTTGTCGGAATTTGGCGTTCTTG gATTTGAGCTGGGTTACTCCATGACGAATCCTAATGCGTTGGTATGCTGGGAAGCTCAATTTGGAGACTTCAATAATACGGCTCAATGTATAATTGATCAGTTTATCAGCAGCGGTCAAGCCAAGTGGGTTAGACAATCTGGTCTTGTCATGTTACAACCGCACGGTCTTGAAGGAATG ggTCCCGAGCACTCTAGTGCTCGTCTGGAGCGTTTCCTTCAGATGTCTGCCGATGATCCGGATTATTTCCCACCAGAGAGCGAAGAATTTGCTGTTCGTCAGCTGCATGATAGCAACTGGATCGTCGCCAACTGCAGCACGCCGGCCAATTACTTTCACATTCTACGAAGGCAAATCGCGCTACCGTTTAGAAAACCATTGATCCTGATGACACCGAAATCGTTACTCCGTCATCCAGAGGCTAAATCTAACTTCGATCTGATGCTAGAAGACACGCAGTTCCTTAGAGTGATACCCGAAGAAGGCCCGGCGGCTCAGAATCCCAATAGCGTTAAGAAATTGCTGTTTTGCTCTGGGAAGGTCTATTATGACATAAAGAAAGCACGCGCGGAACGGAATATGGACGACAAAATCGCGATTGCGAGAGTGGAACAG ATTTCGCCCTTCCCATATGACCTCGTCAAGAATGAAGCTGCTAAGTATCCCAATGCGGAGTTAGTATGGGCTCAGGAGGAGCACAAGAACCAAGGCGCATGGACCTATGTGCAGCCCAGGTTCCATACGGCGTTAAATGGCACCCGAAACGTAGT TAGCACGTCAGATACGAGTGGTCAAGGGTGGTTTACCGGTTTGTTCTCATCACCCAAACCGACTAAAACCACAACTGTATCAGAGCCACAATCAACGGAATCTACTGAACCAAAGCAAAGAACAGTGAG gTACGCTGGACGTCCCACTGCATCATCACCCGCTACTGGCAGCAAAATGCAACATCTCAAGGAACTCAAAGAGCTGCTCGATGATTCTCTCAGCTTTTAA
- the LOC105838111 gene encoding 2-oxoglutarate dehydrogenase, mitochondrial isoform X11, with product MYKARTIVSTLAPLAPRICGPERYASWVVRSHPLTRTSQVILTEPPRKWHSSQVAAEPFLNGSSSSYVEEMYNAWLQDPNSVHVSWDSYFRNSTAGASPGLAYQAPPSLAPNFNQIPLGALLPLGGGTQLGQSPVNEKIIDDHLAVQAIIRSYQARGHLVADLDPLGIMQTDLIHTHYAARKGSPEQIRGHHIAKLDPLGINSADLDDRHPQELLYTHYSFEESDMDRVFKLPSTTFIGGKEKSLPLREILKRLEAAYCGHIGVEFMFINSLEQCNWIRQKMETPGIMEITNDEKRLILARLTRATGFEAFLARKWSSEKRFGLEGCEILIPAMKQVIDKSTELGVESIVMGMPHRGRLNVLANVCRKPLSQIFTQFAALEAADDGSGDVKYHLGTYIERLNRVTNKNIRLAVVANPSHLEAVDPVVQGKTRAEQFYRGDGEGKKVMSILLHGDAAFCGQGIVFETMHLSDLPDYTTHGTIHIVVNNQIGFTTDPRHSRSSPYCTDVARVVNAPIFHVNSDDPEAVMHVCKVAAEWRATFHKDVVIDLVSYRRNGHNEIDEPMFTQPLMYRKIKNTLSALDKYANSLTESNVVTPEEVKDVKAKYEKICEEAYNNARQETHIKYKDWLDSPWSGFFEGKDPLKVSPTGIKEDTLVHIGKKFSSPPPNAAEFIIHKGIERILKSRMEMVEARTVDWALGEAMAFGSLLKEGIHVRLSGQDVERGTFSHRHHVLHHQTVDKATYRPLCYLYPDQAPYTVCNSSLSEFGVLGFELGYSMTNPNALVCWEAQFGDFNNTAQCIIDQFISSGQAKWVRQSGLVMLQPHGLEGMGPEHSSARLERFLQMSADDPDYFPPESEEFAVRQLHDSNWIVANCSTPANYFHILRRQIALPFRKPLILMTPKSLLRHPEAKSNFDLMLEDTQFLRVIPEEGPAAQNPNSVKKLLFCSGKVYYDIKKARAERNMDDKIAIARVEQISPFPYDLVKNEAAKYPNAELVWAQEEHKNQGAWTYVQPRFHTALNGTRNVVYAGRPTASSPATGSKMQHLKELKELLDDSLSF from the exons ATGTATAAGGCAAGGACAATAGTCAGTACGCTGGCCCCCTTGGCGCCGCGCATATGCGGGCCCGAAAGATACGCATCCTGGGTGGTGCGCAGTCATCCGTTGACTAGGACCAGCCAGGTAATCCTTACGGAGCCCCCGCGCAAGTGGCACAGCAGCCAGGTGGCAGCCGAACCCTTTTTGAATGGCAGCTCCAGCTCTTACGTGGAGGAGATGTACAACGCGTGGCTGCAAGATCCGAACAGCGTGCATGTG TCATGGGATTCATACTTTCGAAACAGCACCGCTGGAGCTTCCCCAGGACTCGCATATCAGGCACCACCATCCCTCGCTCCAAATTTCAACCAGATACCACTCGGAGCGTTGTTGCCCCTAGGTGGCGGAACGCAACTTGGTCAGTCACctgttaatgaaaaaattattgacgATCATCTAGCGGTGCAAGCTATTATTCGTTCTTATCAG GCCCGAGGTCACTTAGTTGCCGATCTGGACCCACTGGGTATTATGCAAACAGACCTGATACACACGCATTATGCAGCCCGCAAGGGGTCTCCAGAACAA ATTCGTGGCCATCATATCGCTAAATTGGATCCACTCGGCATCAACAGCGCTGATCTTGATGATAGACATCCGCAAGAATTACTCTATACCCATTATTCATTCG AGGAGTCGGACATGGATCGTGTTTTCAAATTGCCATCCACCACATTTATTGGCGGCAAGGAGAAATCGTTGCCGTTGCGTGAGATTCTGAAACGGCTCGAGGCCGCTTACTGCGGTCACATCGGTGTCGAGTTTATGTTCATTAACTCCTTGGAACAATGCAATTGGATCAGGCAAAAAATGGAGACACCTGGAATTATGGAAATAACGAATGACGAAAAGAGGCTTATTTTAGCTAGATTAACACGTGCAACTGG ATTTGAGGCATTTTTGGCGCGCAAATGGTCTTCAGAAAAGAGATTCGGCTTGGAAGGTTGCGAAATTTTGATTCCAGCTATGAAACAAGTGATCGATAAGTCCACGGAATTGGGAGTTGAGTCGATTGTTATGGGTATGCCTCATCGTGGTCGTCTCAATGTTCTTGCTAATGTCTGTCGCAAGCCGCTGagtcaaatttttacacaatttgcTGCTCTCGAAGCCGCTGATGAT GGTTCCGGCGATGTGAAATATCACTTGGGCACATATATAGAACGTCTTAATCGAGtgacaaacaaaaatattcgtCTCGCCGTGGTTGCAAATCCATCGCATTTGGAGGCGGTAGATCCGGTGGTTCAAGGCAAAACACGCGCCGAACAATTCTACCGTGGCGATGGCGAAGGCAAAAAA GTCATGTCTATTCTTCTTCACGGAGATGCTGCGTTCTGCGGTCAAGGCATTGTCTTTGAGACAATGCATTTGTCTGATCTGCCTGATTACACCACTCACGGTACTATTCACATCGTTGTGAATAATCAGATCGGTTTTACTACCGACCCGAGACATTCACGATCGTCGCCGTACTGCACTG atgtGGCCCGAGTGGTAAACGCACCTATTTTCCACGTGAATTCCGACGATCCCGAAGCAGTAATGCATGTGTGCAAGGTAGCAGCGGAATGGAGAGCCACCTTCCACAAGGATGTTGTGATCGATTTAGTTTCCTACAGGCGCAATGGGCACAATGAGATTGACGAGCCAATGTTCACGCAGCCTCTGATGTATCGTAAAATCAAGAACACTTTGTCAGCTCTTGACAAATATGCCAACTCATTGACGGAAAGTAATGTCGTCACGCCTGAAGAAGTTAAG GATGTCAAAGCCAAATATGAGAAAATCTGTGAGGAGGCATATAACAATGCCAGGCAAGAAACACATATTAAGTACAAAGATTGGTTGGATTCGCCATGGTCTGGTTTCTTTGAGGGAAAAGACCCGTTGAAGGTTTCGCCCACTGGTATCAAAGAAGACACCCTTGTACATATTGGAAAGAAATTCTCATCGCCACCACCAAATGCCGCCGAGTTTATCATTCATAAAG gTATCGAACGTATTTTGAAATCTCGCATGGAGATGGTTGAGGCTAGAACTGTTGACTGGGCTCTCGGCGAAGCAATGGCTTTTGGATCTCTTCTTAAGGAAGGTATTCACGTTCGTTTGTCAGGCCAGGACGTGGAGAGAGGTACATTCTCTCACAGACATCACGTACTACATCATCAAACTGTTGACAAGGCAACTTATAGACCACTCTGCTACTTGTACCCTGATCAGGCACCTTATACAGTGTGCAACAGTTCCTTGTCGGAATTTGGCGTTCTTG gATTTGAGCTGGGTTACTCCATGACGAATCCTAATGCGTTGGTATGCTGGGAAGCTCAATTTGGAGACTTCAATAATACGGCTCAATGTATAATTGATCAGTTTATCAGCAGCGGTCAAGCCAAGTGGGTTAGACAATCTGGTCTTGTCATGTTACAACCGCACGGTCTTGAAGGAATG ggTCCCGAGCACTCTAGTGCTCGTCTGGAGCGTTTCCTTCAGATGTCTGCCGATGATCCGGATTATTTCCCACCAGAGAGCGAAGAATTTGCTGTTCGTCAGCTGCATGATAGCAACTGGATCGTCGCCAACTGCAGCACGCCGGCCAATTACTTTCACATTCTACGAAGGCAAATCGCGCTACCGTTTAGAAAACCATTGATCCTGATGACACCGAAATCGTTACTCCGTCATCCAGAGGCTAAATCTAACTTCGATCTGATGCTAGAAGACACGCAGTTCCTTAGAGTGATACCCGAAGAAGGCCCGGCGGCTCAGAATCCCAATAGCGTTAAGAAATTGCTGTTTTGCTCTGGGAAGGTCTATTATGACATAAAGAAAGCACGCGCGGAACGGAATATGGACGACAAAATCGCGATTGCGAGAGTGGAACAG ATTTCGCCCTTCCCATATGACCTCGTCAAGAATGAAGCTGCTAAGTATCCCAATGCGGAGTTAGTATGGGCTCAGGAGGAGCACAAGAACCAAGGCGCATGGACCTATGTGCAGCCCAGGTTCCATACGGCGTTAAATGGCACCCGAAACGTAGT gTACGCTGGACGTCCCACTGCATCATCACCCGCTACTGGCAGCAAAATGCAACATCTCAAGGAACTCAAAGAGCTGCTCGATGATTCTCTCAGCTTTTAA